Proteins encoded in a region of the Neodiprion virginianus isolate iyNeoVirg1 chromosome 2, iyNeoVirg1.1, whole genome shotgun sequence genome:
- the LOC124297041 gene encoding uncharacterized protein LOC124297041, whose product MTARELSMVSKESMDTPIIILGSARKLRMLSASFTFAQLILGIICVGMALWDMKLNFAELLFASGVGLFKKISDRRTGFLSSILKFTSRFSSAEYDRVTVDQLSGRILVIAITTFFVIATYIFLVWYAASLLNGTITRNTLVSEVVYQSTGFASHFIASSVLFAQIEDVGIEYYMNRMMMLYLSMMIMAIAMLYLLSFGLTLLLCRQVK is encoded by the exons AATGGTTTCAAAGGAGTCGATGGACACTCCGATCATCATTTTAGGCTCTGCGCGAAAGTTAAGAATGTTATCAGCATCATTCACTTTTGCTCAATTG ATACTAGGTATCATTTGCGTTGGGATGGCTTTGTGGGACATGAAGCTCAACTTTGCAGAGTTATTATTCGCCAGTGGCGTGGggcttttcaaaaaaatttcggataGGCGCACCGGGTTTTTGAGCTCGATATTGAAGTTCACGAGTCGATTCTCCTCCGCAGAATACGATCGTGTAACGGTAGATCAACTGAGTGGTCGGATTTTAGTAATTGCAATTACAACTTTCTTCGTCATTGCTACATACATCTTTCTCGTTTGGTACGCAGCATCTCTACTGAATGGGACAATAACACGAAATACACTCGTTAGC GAGGTGGTCTATCAGTCAACCGGTTTCGCGTCACATTTTATAGCCTCATCGGTCCTTTTTGCGCAAATTGAGGATGTGGGAATTGAATACTACATGAATCGCATGATGATGTTGTATTTATCG ATGATGATTATGGCCATCGCCATGCTGTATCTCTTGAGCTTTGGTTTAACTCTGTTGCTTTGCAGACAAGTTAAGTAA